A single Carnobacterium inhibens subsp. inhibens DSM 13024 DNA region contains:
- the atpH gene encoding ATP synthase F1 subunit delta codes for MKLNRNMNNRQIADVFYQDSKEKGTVDVAFDNMMDVRQVLEEVPNLGSILVDPRLEKYKRDHLLSDLIKQFSINTQSFFHMLYDYNLISDIRDIVNEFEKIYDYKNRTVVAKVITAVQLTDDQEARLIDVMKLKLDAKKVLLHTIVDKHVLGGVVIEAESQVYDGSIRSNFEALEKQLIR; via the coding sequence ATGAAATTAAATAGAAATATGAATAATCGCCAAATTGCAGATGTCTTTTATCAAGATTCTAAAGAAAAAGGAACCGTTGACGTTGCATTTGATAATATGATGGATGTTCGCCAAGTTTTAGAAGAAGTTCCTAATTTAGGAAGCATTTTAGTAGACCCGAGGTTAGAAAAATACAAACGGGATCATCTTCTTTCAGATTTGATCAAACAGTTTTCAATTAATACTCAAAGCTTTTTCCATATGCTGTATGACTATAATTTGATTAGTGATATTCGAGATATTGTAAATGAATTTGAAAAAATCTATGATTATAAAAATAGGACGGTAGTTGCTAAAGTCATTACGGCAGTTCAACTAACCGATGATCAAGAGGCACGTTTAATAGACGTTATGAAATTAAAATTAGATGCAAAAAAAGTATTGTTGCATACGATCGTTGATAAGCATGTTCTAGGCGGAGTAGTTATAGAAGCTGAAAGCCAAGTGTATGACGGGAGCATTCGATCTAATTTCGAGGCATTAGAAAAGCAACTGATTCGATAA
- a CDS encoding F0F1 ATP synthase subunit gamma: MTASLNEITKKISSTKKTSQITNAMQMVSGAKLSKAEDTAAGFQVYSEKVREIVTHLAHNQLALIENEMIGTNSPSNIDFHDMLVERPIKKTGYIVISSDKGLAGGYNSSVIKSTVDMITKDHSSPDEYVFMAVGATAADFFKARGMNVAYELNDISDQPTFEEVRSIARTATEMYKNEVFDELYVCYNHHVNTIMFTYRAEKMLPLSDLDVTETKDYEKDYIYEPSKEEILDIILPQYAESLIYGAILDAKAAEHAARMTAMKGATDNAKNIIDDLTIRYNRARQAAITEEITEIISGASASK, encoded by the coding sequence ATGACAGCCTCTTTAAATGAAATTACAAAAAAAATAAGTTCCACAAAAAAGACCAGTCAAATCACGAATGCCATGCAAATGGTATCCGGTGCTAAATTGTCTAAAGCGGAAGATACAGCTGCTGGCTTTCAAGTTTATTCTGAAAAAGTACGAGAGATCGTCACTCACCTAGCGCATAATCAACTTGCTTTAATAGAAAATGAAATGATTGGAACCAATTCTCCATCAAATATCGACTTTCACGATATGTTAGTAGAACGTCCCATTAAGAAAACGGGCTACATCGTTATCAGCTCAGATAAAGGATTAGCTGGCGGGTACAACAGCTCAGTAATCAAATCTACAGTTGATATGATCACTAAAGACCACTCATCTCCAGATGAGTATGTATTTATGGCTGTGGGAGCAACAGCTGCTGATTTTTTTAAAGCCAGAGGAATGAATGTAGCATATGAGCTGAATGATATTAGTGATCAGCCTACATTTGAAGAAGTACGTTCAATTGCGAGAACAGCAACTGAAATGTATAAAAATGAAGTCTTTGATGAGTTGTACGTTTGCTACAATCATCATGTGAACACGATCATGTTCACATACAGAGCTGAAAAAATGCTGCCTCTATCAGACTTAGATGTAACAGAAACAAAAGATTATGAAAAAGATTATATCTATGAACCTTCTAAAGAAGAAATTTTAGATATCATATTGCCTCAATATGCTGAAAGTCTAATATACGGAGCTATTCTAGATGCTAAAGCTGCTGAACATGCAGCCCGTATGACAGCTATGAAAGGCGCAACAGATAACGCAAAAAACATTATTGATGATTTAAC
- the atpA gene encoding F0F1 ATP synthase subunit alpha, with amino-acid sequence MGVKAEEISSLIKKQIASYQSELVIDEVGTVSYVGDGIARAYGLENAMSGELLEFADGTFGMAQNLEVNDVGIIILGEFTGIREGDIVKRTGRIMQVPVGEAMIGRVVNPLGQPIDGLGEIITTKTRPIEAEAPGVMDRHSVNEPLQTGIKAIDALVPIGRGQRELVIGDRKTGKTSLAIDTILNQKGQDTICIYVAIGQKESTVRNQVETLRRHGAMDYTIVMTASASQPAPLLYIAPYAGSALGEEFMYNGKHVLIIFDDLTKQAAAYRELSLLLRRPPGREAYPGDVFYLHSRLLERAAKLSDKLGGGSMTAIPFVETQAGDISAYIPTNVISITDGQIFLESDLFYSGIRPAIAAGLSVSRVGGSAQIKAMKKVSGTLRLDLASFRELEAFTQFGSDLDAATQAKLNRGHRTVEILKQGLHETIAVEKQVMILYALTHGFIDTVPVSELGRFEAQFYDFLDNQHNEILEEIVETKDLPRTEKLDAVINEFITNFFTNYIDSSADANSEQTN; translated from the coding sequence ATGGGCGTAAAAGCAGAAGAAATTAGTTCACTAATTAAAAAGCAAATTGCAAGTTATCAAAGTGAATTAGTAATAGATGAAGTAGGTACAGTTAGTTACGTAGGTGATGGAATCGCTCGTGCTTATGGATTAGAAAACGCAATGTCAGGAGAACTATTGGAATTTGCTGATGGTACTTTTGGTATGGCACAAAATTTAGAAGTAAATGATGTAGGGATCATCATCCTAGGAGAATTTACTGGTATACGTGAAGGCGATATCGTTAAACGTACTGGTCGAATTATGCAAGTTCCAGTTGGAGAAGCAATGATTGGACGTGTAGTAAATCCTCTTGGACAACCTATTGATGGTTTGGGAGAGATTATTACGACTAAAACTCGACCAATTGAAGCAGAAGCTCCAGGAGTTATGGATCGTCATTCGGTTAATGAACCTTTACAAACAGGGATCAAAGCAATCGATGCATTGGTACCAATTGGTCGTGGACAACGTGAATTAGTTATTGGTGACCGTAAAACAGGGAAAACCAGCTTAGCAATCGACACGATTTTAAATCAAAAAGGCCAAGATACGATTTGTATTTATGTAGCAATTGGTCAAAAAGAATCAACTGTCCGTAATCAAGTAGAAACATTAAGAAGACATGGCGCTATGGATTATACGATCGTTATGACAGCAAGTGCATCTCAACCTGCTCCATTGCTATACATTGCTCCTTATGCTGGATCAGCTCTGGGAGAAGAATTCATGTACAATGGAAAACACGTTTTGATTATCTTTGATGACTTAACGAAACAAGCAGCAGCTTACCGTGAACTGTCGCTCTTATTGCGTCGTCCGCCAGGCCGTGAAGCTTATCCAGGAGACGTATTCTATTTGCATTCTCGCTTATTAGAACGTGCTGCTAAATTGAGTGATAAATTAGGTGGCGGTTCAATGACTGCTATTCCATTTGTTGAAACTCAAGCAGGAGATATCTCTGCGTATATCCCTACAAACGTTATTTCTATTACAGATGGACAAATCTTCTTAGAAAGCGATTTGTTCTACTCTGGTATCCGACCTGCAATTGCAGCTGGATTATCTGTTTCCCGTGTTGGGGGATCTGCTCAAATCAAAGCAATGAAAAAAGTTTCAGGAACTTTGCGTTTAGATTTAGCAAGTTTCCGTGAATTAGAAGCATTTACACAATTCGGTTCAGATCTAGATGCTGCAACTCAAGCTAAATTAAACCGTGGACACCGTACAGTTGAAATTCTAAAACAAGGCTTGCATGAAACAATTGCTGTTGAAAAACAAGTCATGATTTTATATGCTTTAACACATGGTTTCATAGATACAGTTCCAGTAAGTGAATTAGGCCGTTTTGAAGCTCAATTCTATGATTTCTTAGATAATCAGCATAATGAAATTTTAGAAGAAATAGTAGAAACAAAGGATTTGCCAAGAACTGAAAAATTGGATGCTGTCATCAATGAATTCATTACTAATTTTTTCACTAATTATATTGACTCTTCAGCTGATGCAAACAGCGAACAAACCAATTAA
- the atpE gene encoding F0F1 ATP synthase subunit C: MGLIGAAIAVAGAAIGAALGSSKVVAKTIESIARQPEMKGQLQTLMYIGVGLVEAIPIMAVVIAFILVFQ; encoded by the coding sequence ATGGGTTTAATAGGAGCAGCAATCGCAGTAGCAGGAGCAGCTATTGGAGCAGCACTTGGATCAAGTAAAGTTGTAGCAAAAACAATCGAATCAATCGCACGTCAACCAGAAATGAAAGGTCAATTACAAACATTAATGTATATTGGGGTTGGTTTAGTAGAAGCAATTCCTATCATGGCTGTTGTTATCGCCTTTATCTTAGTTTTCCAATAA
- the atpF gene encoding F0F1 ATP synthase subunit B → MVSLLVVGQITAGDSIVTLVSFLLLMVALKMVAWKPLMAMMEKREQLIAGNIDDSELAKLEADRLLKEQQQQLEDTRTKASAIIEQARDTADKVEREQLAAAKVEIARLKEEAKKTIELERKQALAGAQNDISRLSMDIAEKLIGKELSKEGHAELIEEYIERLANSNEIK, encoded by the coding sequence ATGGTTAGTCTATTAGTTGTAGGTCAAATAACAGCTGGTGATTCAATCGTTACGTTGGTCTCGTTTTTACTATTAATGGTGGCATTAAAGATGGTTGCTTGGAAACCTTTAATGGCAATGATGGAAAAACGTGAACAATTGATAGCAGGGAATATTGACGATTCTGAGTTAGCTAAATTAGAAGCAGACCGATTACTTAAAGAACAACAACAACAATTAGAAGATACAAGAACTAAAGCAAGTGCAATTATTGAACAAGCTAGAGATACAGCTGATAAAGTGGAACGAGAACAATTAGCAGCTGCTAAAGTAGAAATAGCTCGTTTGAAAGAAGAAGCTAAGAAAACAATAGAATTAGAAAGAAAACAAGCATTAGCTGGTGCACAAAATGATATCAGCCGTCTATCTATGGATATTGCTGAGAAATTAATTGGAAAAGAATTATCTAAAGAAGGGCATGCTGAATTAATAGAAGAGTACATTGAAAGGTTGGCGAATAGTAATGAAATTAAATAG